A genomic region of Streptomyces rimosus contains the following coding sequences:
- a CDS encoding TauD/TfdA family dioxygenase has product MTQPPATDAVPQSADAPAPDLEAALELAPGKPPVLHVDEAVPAADLGDWAAERGPALEAALLRHGAVLVRGLGVRDAAALGRLAAPVTGPAVPEREAFARRRPLGGPVFSSLEWPPDQPMCMHHELSYALEFPRLLAIGCFTPPATGGVTGLADARRVLADLPAPIVERFTAQGWQLTRSYNSVVGLGWTEAFGTEDRAEAEAYCTANGIDFTWQPDGSLRTRQRRSAVISHPLTGERVWFNQIAFLSEWTMEPAIRDYLVRQLGQDALAFNTRYGDGTPLEPETVATVNEVYEAATLREPWQAGDVLLVDNIRMAHSREPFTGPREVGMVLGTPVRLADCSPTHS; this is encoded by the coding sequence ATGACACAGCCGCCCGCCACCGACGCCGTACCGCAGTCAGCGGACGCACCGGCCCCGGACCTGGAGGCCGCCCTCGAACTCGCCCCCGGCAAACCGCCGGTGCTGCACGTGGACGAAGCCGTGCCGGCCGCCGACCTCGGCGACTGGGCCGCCGAGCGCGGCCCGGCGCTGGAGGCCGCGCTGCTGCGCCACGGTGCCGTCCTCGTCCGCGGCCTGGGCGTACGCGACGCCGCCGCGCTGGGGCGGCTGGCCGCACCCGTCACCGGCCCGGCCGTGCCCGAGCGCGAGGCGTTCGCCCGCCGCCGCCCGCTCGGCGGACCGGTGTTCTCCTCCCTGGAGTGGCCGCCGGACCAGCCCATGTGCATGCACCACGAACTGAGCTACGCGCTGGAGTTCCCGCGGCTGCTGGCCATCGGCTGCTTCACCCCGCCCGCCACCGGCGGCGTGACCGGCCTCGCCGACGCCCGCCGGGTCCTCGCCGACCTGCCCGCCCCGATCGTCGAACGGTTCACGGCGCAGGGCTGGCAGCTGACCCGCTCGTACAACAGCGTGGTCGGGCTGGGCTGGACGGAGGCGTTCGGCACCGAGGACCGGGCCGAGGCCGAGGCGTACTGCACGGCCAACGGCATCGACTTCACCTGGCAGCCGGACGGCAGCCTGCGCACCCGCCAGCGCCGCTCCGCGGTGATCAGCCACCCGCTGACCGGCGAGCGGGTCTGGTTCAACCAGATCGCGTTCCTCAGCGAATGGACCATGGAACCGGCCATCCGCGACTACCTGGTGCGCCAGCTCGGCCAGGACGCCCTGGCGTTCAACACCCGCTACGGCGACGGCACCCCCCTCGAACCGGAGACCGTCGCGACCGTCAACGAGGTCTACGAGGCGGCCACCCTCAGGGAACCGTGGCAGGCCGGTGACGTGCTGCTCGTCGACAACATCCGCATGGCGCACAGCCGCGAGCCCTTCACCGGGCCGCGCGAGGTGGGCATGGTCCTCGGCACCCCGGTACGGCTCGCCGACTGCTCGCCCACCCACTCCTGA
- a CDS encoding condensation domain-containing protein, with translation MTARLALSAAQTGVWVAQQLDPDDRSFNIAEYCDIQGPVDRALFEAALREVVAATPALRARFGLGEEGLCQDIDDTVDVPLVYEDVSAAPDPRAAAERRMRRDLERTYDLATGPLFSWALFKAGPERHFWYRAAHHVVVDGFGLSLVAAHVADVYTSLVTGRPRRPRPPGTLAEAIAADTAYQESPEFAADRRYWLARMADQTEVASLADRQPPRTRSYIRHSGHLGPGDVDALRAAARRLEVTWPEVVLAAVAVLLHRATGVRDVVLGLPVTGRTAPMLRRVPAMLTNTVPLRVTVTPERTFAEVVTELSVRLAEAVEHQRYPQERLVRELPGLPEGRKQFGPDVNIMSFGFGNGYAGHPATVHNLAAGPVEDLTVNVYDRLDGQGLQVSLDGNDALYGRTELAGHLDAFLGLLRSVPTLLDGKAVGQGAAR, from the coding sequence ATGACCGCACGACTGGCCCTGTCCGCGGCCCAGACCGGCGTCTGGGTCGCCCAGCAGCTCGACCCGGACGACCGGTCCTTCAACATCGCCGAGTACTGCGACATCCAAGGCCCCGTCGACCGCGCCCTCTTCGAGGCGGCGCTGCGCGAGGTGGTGGCCGCGACCCCGGCCCTGCGCGCCCGCTTCGGCCTCGGTGAGGAAGGGCTCTGCCAGGACATCGACGACACGGTGGACGTACCGCTCGTCTACGAGGACGTCAGCGCCGCACCGGACCCGCGCGCCGCCGCCGAACGCCGGATGCGCCGGGACCTGGAGAGGACCTACGACCTCGCCACCGGACCGCTGTTCTCCTGGGCCCTGTTCAAGGCGGGCCCCGAGCGCCACTTCTGGTACCGCGCCGCCCACCACGTCGTCGTGGACGGCTTCGGGCTCTCGCTCGTCGCCGCGCACGTCGCCGACGTCTACACGTCGCTGGTCACCGGACGCCCGCGCCGTCCCCGCCCGCCCGGCACGCTCGCCGAGGCGATCGCGGCGGACACCGCCTACCAGGAGTCGCCGGAGTTCGCGGCCGACCGCCGGTACTGGCTCGCGCGCATGGCGGACCAGACCGAGGTCGCGAGCCTCGCGGACCGGCAGCCGCCGCGTACCCGCTCCTACATCCGGCACAGCGGCCACCTCGGCCCCGGTGATGTGGACGCCCTGCGCGCCGCGGCCCGGCGTCTGGAGGTCACCTGGCCCGAGGTGGTGCTCGCCGCCGTCGCCGTGCTGCTGCACCGTGCGACGGGCGTGCGCGACGTCGTCCTGGGCCTGCCGGTCACCGGCCGCACCGCCCCGATGCTCCGCCGCGTACCGGCCATGCTGACGAACACCGTGCCGCTGCGCGTCACGGTTACCCCGGAGCGCACGTTCGCCGAGGTCGTCACCGAGCTCTCGGTACGGCTGGCGGAGGCCGTCGAGCACCAGCGCTACCCACAGGAGCGGCTGGTGCGGGAGTTGCCCGGACTGCCCGAGGGCCGCAAGCAGTTCGGCCCCGACGTGAACATCATGTCCTTCGGCTTCGGCAACGGCTACGCGGGCCACCCGGCCACCGTCCACAACCTCGCCGCCGGGCCGGTCGAGGACCTGACCGTCAACGTGTACGACCGGCTGGACGGCCAGGGCCTCCAGGTCTCCCTGGACGGCAACGACGCGCTGTACGGCCGTACGGAACTGGCCGGACACCTCGACGCCTTCCTCGGCCTGCTGCGTTCGGTGCCGACTCTCCTGGACGGAAAAGCCGTCGGGCAGGGCGCCGCGCGCTGA
- the sbnB gene encoding 2,3-diaminopropionate biosynthesis protein SbnB, with protein sequence MTVRIPPFAVVPGSQVHQVLSGQEEHVIALIEAAYRVHGEGDTVNPPSYFLRFPDRPSSRIIALPASIGGQSKVDGIKWISSFPENIEAGIPRASAVVVLNDQATGYPIACMESSIISAARTAASAALAADVLTKERGRPRRIGFFGTGFIARYIHTYLHGAGWTFDEVGVHDLDLEHAGGFRSYLARSGATGQVTVHERAEDLIRSSDLVVFATVAGTPHVTDPGWFSHHPVVLHVSLRDLAPAVILESANIVDDIEHCLKADTSPHLAEQQTGNRDFIDGTLYDVMTGRTAVPAGRTVVFSPFGLGVLDLAVSKYVYDRVAAEGTLKVVDDFFHETSRYGDDPAKTPGPAGGGAGGGHA encoded by the coding sequence ATGACCGTCCGGATTCCCCCCTTCGCCGTCGTCCCCGGCTCGCAGGTGCACCAGGTGCTCTCCGGGCAGGAGGAGCACGTCATCGCGCTGATCGAGGCGGCCTACCGCGTCCACGGCGAGGGCGACACGGTCAACCCGCCGTCGTACTTCCTGCGCTTCCCCGACCGTCCCTCCTCGCGCATCATCGCGCTGCCGGCCTCCATCGGCGGGCAGAGCAAGGTCGACGGCATCAAATGGATCTCCAGCTTCCCGGAGAACATCGAGGCGGGCATCCCGCGCGCCTCCGCCGTCGTCGTGCTCAACGACCAGGCCACCGGCTACCCGATCGCCTGCATGGAGAGCTCCATCATCAGCGCCGCGCGCACCGCGGCCTCCGCCGCCCTGGCCGCCGACGTGCTGACCAAGGAGCGCGGCCGGCCGCGCCGCATCGGCTTCTTCGGCACCGGCTTCATCGCCCGCTATATCCACACCTATCTGCACGGCGCGGGCTGGACCTTCGACGAGGTGGGGGTGCACGACCTCGATCTGGAGCACGCGGGCGGCTTCCGCTCGTACCTGGCGCGCAGCGGCGCCACCGGGCAGGTCACCGTGCACGAGCGGGCCGAGGACCTGATCAGGTCCAGCGATCTGGTGGTGTTCGCGACCGTCGCGGGCACCCCGCACGTCACCGACCCCGGGTGGTTCAGCCACCACCCGGTCGTCCTGCACGTGTCGCTGCGCGACCTGGCGCCCGCCGTCATCCTGGAGTCGGCCAACATCGTCGACGACATCGAGCACTGCCTGAAGGCCGACACCTCGCCGCACCTGGCCGAACAGCAGACCGGCAACCGCGACTTCATCGACGGCACCCTCTACGACGTCATGACCGGCCGGACCGCTGTGCCCGCCGGCCGGACCGTGGTGTTCTCGCCCTTCGGGCTGGGTGTCCTGGACCTCGCGGTGAGCAAGTACGTCTACGACCGAGTGGCCGCCGAGGGCACCCTCAAGGTCGTGGACGACTTCTTCCACGAGACCAGCCGCTACGGCGACGACCCGGCGAAGACGCCCGGACCGGCGGGCGGCGGGGCGGGCGGCGGCCATGCGTGA
- a CDS encoding non-ribosomal peptide synthetase: MATPTDTGSPSGSGTVSVIPRWRTEPQQDGGPATAYTCRVPDSLVPALTGLAERLGVPVGAVLLAAHAKVLSALTGETDVLTGRAAPGDGGAHRPCRMPVADGDWEQLVLAAQRAADGAADPGDAEQRYEVVCDLSTLGDIAGPAGLELKDLADAGAHLVLRVAFGGTPENGLHLRLDGRADVVDLPYAERIAGYHVAALEHLAATPKAAHHRQSLLSTDELAYQIDGLAGPERSVPDRRVHELFEERVRQHPGRTAAEHDGASWTYDELNRRANRVAHALLRRGLEPEDVVAVVTERNLDWLAAVLGVFKAGGVYLPVEPHFPAARIAAMLTRSACRFVLTEPGATAALDEALTDHGATARLLITEVTAAAADGAHDTDPGVPVAADRLAYIYFTSGSTGEPKGAMCEHAGLVNHLFAKIDDLEIGPEQTVAQTAPQCFDISLWQLVSALVAGGRTRIIGQRDILDVRRFVDSLVDGDVEVLQVVPSYLEVMLTYLEEHPRPLGRLRSVSATGEALKKELTERWFAAYPGIKLVNAYGLTETSDDTNHEVMDRVPQTDRVPLGPAVNNVRVYVVDEALAPVPLGAPGEIVFSGVCVGRGYINDPERTAAAFGSDPHRPGERLYRSGDIGRWLPNGSLEFLGRRDAQTKIRGFRIEIGEIENRLLRVPGVRDAAVVVLESPDHGKHLVACYAADAPLDEAKIRRSLGDALPAYMVPQYFHHLPALPLTGNGKTDRKALVRHAGELAAARTASDAGTDGAAPRTGTERRLARLWAEVLRIPVESIGRDQHFFESGGTSLSAVRLGVAIGDAVTLEDIVRLPVLSELAAAMDENDQQKDISA; this comes from the coding sequence ATGGCCACACCGACAGACACCGGTTCCCCCAGCGGGTCCGGGACCGTTTCCGTCATCCCGCGGTGGCGCACCGAGCCACAGCAGGACGGCGGGCCCGCCACCGCGTACACGTGCCGGGTCCCCGACTCCCTGGTCCCGGCGCTCACCGGGCTCGCCGAGCGGCTCGGTGTGCCGGTCGGCGCCGTCCTCCTCGCGGCGCACGCCAAGGTGCTGTCGGCGCTCACCGGCGAGACGGACGTGCTGACGGGCCGGGCCGCGCCCGGCGACGGCGGCGCGCACCGGCCGTGCCGGATGCCGGTGGCGGACGGCGACTGGGAGCAGCTGGTGCTCGCCGCCCAGCGCGCGGCCGACGGTGCGGCGGACCCCGGGGATGCGGAACAGCGGTACGAGGTCGTGTGCGACCTCTCCACGCTGGGCGACATCGCCGGACCGGCCGGACTTGAGCTCAAGGACCTGGCGGACGCGGGTGCACACCTCGTACTGCGCGTCGCCTTCGGCGGCACACCCGAGAACGGCCTGCACCTGCGGCTGGACGGCCGTGCGGACGTCGTCGACCTGCCGTACGCGGAACGGATCGCCGGTTACCACGTGGCCGCCCTGGAACACCTGGCCGCCACCCCGAAGGCCGCCCACCACCGGCAGAGCCTGCTGTCCACCGACGAACTGGCGTACCAGATCGACGGTCTGGCGGGCCCGGAGCGTTCGGTGCCCGACCGGCGCGTGCACGAACTGTTCGAGGAGCGGGTACGGCAGCACCCCGGCCGCACCGCCGCCGAACACGACGGCGCCTCATGGACGTACGACGAGCTGAACCGCCGGGCCAACCGCGTCGCCCACGCCCTGCTGCGCCGCGGCCTGGAGCCCGAGGACGTGGTGGCCGTGGTCACCGAACGCAACCTCGACTGGCTCGCCGCCGTGCTCGGCGTCTTCAAGGCCGGCGGCGTCTACCTACCCGTCGAACCCCACTTCCCGGCTGCCCGCATCGCCGCCATGCTCACCCGCAGCGCCTGCCGTTTCGTGCTCACCGAGCCCGGCGCCACCGCCGCCCTCGACGAGGCGCTGACGGACCACGGCGCCACCGCGCGCCTGCTGATCACCGAGGTGACCGCGGCGGCCGCCGACGGCGCGCACGACACCGACCCCGGCGTGCCCGTGGCCGCCGACAGGCTCGCGTACATCTACTTCACCTCCGGCTCGACCGGCGAGCCCAAGGGCGCGATGTGCGAACATGCGGGCCTGGTCAACCACCTCTTCGCGAAGATCGACGACCTGGAGATCGGCCCGGAGCAGACCGTCGCGCAGACCGCGCCGCAGTGCTTCGACATCTCGCTGTGGCAGCTCGTCAGTGCCCTGGTGGCGGGCGGCCGCACCCGGATCATCGGGCAGCGCGACATCCTCGACGTACGGCGCTTCGTGGACAGCCTCGTCGACGGGGACGTGGAGGTCCTCCAGGTGGTGCCCTCCTACCTGGAGGTGATGCTCACCTACCTGGAGGAGCACCCGCGGCCCCTGGGCCGGCTGCGCAGCGTCTCGGCGACCGGTGAGGCGCTGAAGAAGGAGCTGACCGAGCGGTGGTTCGCGGCGTACCCCGGCATCAAGCTGGTCAACGCCTACGGCCTCACCGAGACCTCCGACGACACCAACCACGAGGTGATGGACCGGGTCCCGCAGACGGACCGGGTGCCGCTCGGCCCCGCGGTCAACAACGTCCGCGTGTACGTCGTGGACGAGGCGCTCGCCCCCGTACCGCTCGGCGCGCCCGGTGAGATCGTCTTCTCCGGCGTCTGCGTCGGCCGCGGCTACATCAACGACCCCGAGCGCACCGCCGCCGCGTTCGGCAGCGACCCACACCGGCCGGGGGAGCGGCTCTACCGCTCCGGCGACATCGGCCGGTGGCTCCCCAACGGCAGCCTGGAGTTCCTGGGCCGCCGGGACGCGCAGACCAAGATCCGCGGCTTCCGCATCGAGATCGGCGAGATCGAGAACCGGCTGCTGCGGGTGCCCGGCGTGCGCGACGCCGCGGTCGTGGTGCTGGAGAGCCCCGACCACGGCAAGCACCTCGTCGCCTGCTACGCCGCCGACGCCCCGCTCGACGAGGCAAAGATCCGGCGGTCGCTGGGCGACGCCCTGCCCGCGTACATGGTTCCCCAGTACTTCCACCACCTGCCGGCCCTGCCGCTGACCGGCAACGGCAAGACCGACCGCAAGGCCCTGGTCCGGCACGCCGGTGAACTGGCCGCGGCCCGCACCGCGTCCGACGCCGGTACGGACGGCGCCGCGCCCCGGACCGGCACCGAGCGGCGGCTCGCCCGGCTGTGGGCCGAGGTGCTGCGGATACCCGTCGAGAGCATCGGCCGCGACCAGCACTTCTTCGAGTCCGGCGGCACCTCGCTGTCCGCCGTACGGCTGGGCGTGGCCATCGGGGACGCGGTGACGCTGGAGGACATCGTCCGGCTCCCGGTCCTGTCCGAACTCGCCGCGGCCATGGACGAGAACGACCAGCAGAAGGACATCAGCGCATGA
- a CDS encoding amino acid adenylation domain-containing protein, whose product MKLHQLVREAARRTPDAPAVSGPDGSANYAQLDAWADGIARELAARGVREGDRIGIWLDKSVAAVAVMEATLRLGAAYVPLDPQAPPARVAKLVGNFTPALVAAPPERAAALAEHGGTAPVMTAWPDGGAWDRLPAGPVRPGPDVPEPDITDDDLAFILYTSGSTGEPKGVCHSHNSAWAWVEWAAKAEGATAADRHSNHAPFHFDMTVIDVYVPFSVGGSVHLVPPETAYNAKALVRFLVDHAITVWYSVPAALMLMMRHGGLLETEVPSLRCLLFAGESFPIGPLRQLRRHFPDIRFMNLYGPTETTVCTAYEVGDIPDDRLLPVPIGGPVCGDHVVAVRPDGQPARPGEEGELIVTGPSVMLGYWGRPPVTDRTYATGDIALVLEDGTFQFVGRRDAMVKVRGNRVELGEVEAVLQSHEGVAEAAAVVRGTGIDAAVVAYVVAADGHDPSLIDLKRHCAQQLPRYAIIETAYRLPSLPRNANGKVDRRVLTERAAAEADGASAPA is encoded by the coding sequence GTGAAACTGCACCAGCTCGTCCGGGAAGCGGCCCGGCGGACTCCGGACGCACCGGCCGTCTCCGGTCCGGACGGGTCGGCGAATTACGCACAACTGGACGCCTGGGCGGACGGTATCGCCCGCGAACTGGCCGCCCGCGGGGTGCGCGAGGGCGACCGGATCGGCATCTGGCTCGACAAGTCGGTGGCGGCCGTCGCGGTCATGGAGGCCACCCTCCGGCTGGGCGCCGCGTATGTGCCGCTCGATCCGCAGGCGCCGCCGGCGCGCGTGGCCAAGCTGGTCGGCAACTTCACTCCGGCCCTGGTGGCGGCCCCTCCGGAGCGGGCCGCCGCGCTGGCGGAGCACGGCGGCACGGCCCCCGTCATGACCGCCTGGCCCGACGGCGGCGCCTGGGACCGGCTGCCCGCCGGGCCGGTGCGGCCCGGCCCGGACGTGCCGGAGCCGGACATCACCGACGACGACCTCGCCTTCATCCTCTACACGTCCGGTTCCACCGGTGAGCCGAAGGGCGTGTGCCACAGTCACAACAGCGCGTGGGCGTGGGTCGAATGGGCCGCGAAAGCGGAGGGCGCCACGGCCGCCGACCGCCATTCCAATCACGCTCCTTTTCATTTCGACATGACGGTGATCGACGTTTACGTCCCGTTCTCCGTCGGCGGTTCCGTGCATCTCGTGCCGCCGGAGACGGCATACAACGCCAAAGCCCTGGTCCGGTTCCTCGTCGACCATGCGATCACCGTCTGGTATTCGGTGCCGGCGGCCCTGATGCTGATGATGCGGCACGGCGGTCTGCTGGAGACCGAGGTGCCGTCGCTGCGCTGTCTGCTGTTCGCCGGCGAGTCCTTTCCGATCGGCCCGCTGCGGCAGCTCCGGAGGCATTTTCCGGACATTCGGTTCATGAATCTCTACGGTCCGACGGAAACCACCGTCTGCACCGCCTACGAAGTCGGTGACATTCCGGACGACCGGCTGCTGCCGGTACCGATCGGCGGCCCGGTGTGCGGGGACCACGTCGTCGCGGTACGGCCCGACGGGCAGCCGGCCCGGCCCGGCGAGGAGGGCGAGCTGATCGTCACCGGGCCGAGCGTGATGCTCGGCTACTGGGGGCGCCCGCCGGTCACCGACCGGACGTATGCCACCGGGGACATCGCGCTCGTCCTGGAGGACGGCACCTTCCAGTTCGTCGGCCGTCGCGACGCGATGGTCAAGGTGCGCGGCAACCGCGTGGAGCTGGGCGAGGTGGAGGCCGTGCTGCAGAGCCACGAGGGGGTCGCCGAGGCGGCCGCCGTCGTGCGCGGCACCGGCATCGACGCCGCCGTCGTGGCGTACGTGGTCGCCGCGGACGGTCACGACCCCTCGCTCATCGACCTCAAGCGGCACTGCGCCCAGCAGCTCCCCCGGTACGCGATCATCGAGACCGCGTACCGGCTGCCGTCCCTGCCGCGCAACGCCAACGGCAAGGTGGACCGCCGGGTGCTGACCGAGCGCGCCGCCGCGGAGGCGGACGGAGCGTCCGCCCCCGCGTAG
- a CDS encoding phytanoyl-CoA dioxygenase family protein gives MPQNAREEYERSGWLAVPDRLAPEALEKVRDSIAAISRTDRPEVVQEAGSDTVRALHGCHGYDDVCAQLVRHPLLLDLAEELVGDRVYVYQFKVNIKSPREGQQWPWHQDFAFWAHEDGMPAADAVNIAINLDEVHEHNGPLTVLTGSHRLGLIEAPEAARAVTGRDWHEHVSARLTHTVPDARVRELAADFPPVRMTGPAGAITAFHPSIVHSSTDNLSDDRRAVLLITYNSVRNAPVRPSRPDFLVGRDTTPVERLAGALA, from the coding sequence GTGCCGCAGAATGCACGCGAGGAATACGAACGCAGCGGATGGCTCGCCGTTCCGGACCGGCTCGCTCCGGAGGCGCTGGAGAAGGTACGGGACAGCATCGCGGCGATCTCCCGCACCGACCGGCCGGAAGTGGTGCAGGAAGCGGGCAGTGACACGGTGCGGGCGCTGCACGGCTGCCACGGTTACGACGATGTGTGCGCGCAGCTCGTTCGGCATCCCCTGCTGCTGGATCTGGCCGAGGAACTGGTCGGTGACCGGGTGTACGTGTACCAGTTCAAGGTGAACATCAAGAGTCCGCGCGAGGGCCAGCAGTGGCCCTGGCACCAGGACTTCGCGTTCTGGGCGCACGAGGACGGCATGCCGGCGGCGGACGCGGTGAACATCGCGATCAACCTGGACGAGGTGCACGAGCACAACGGTCCGCTGACCGTCCTCACCGGCTCGCACCGCCTGGGTCTGATCGAGGCGCCGGAGGCGGCGCGGGCGGTCACCGGGCGCGACTGGCACGAGCATGTGTCGGCGCGGCTGACGCACACCGTGCCGGACGCGCGGGTGCGTGAACTCGCCGCGGACTTCCCGCCGGTGCGGATGACCGGTCCGGCGGGCGCGATCACCGCCTTCCACCCGAGCATCGTGCACTCGTCCACCGACAACCTCTCGGACGACCGGCGTGCGGTGCTGCTGATCACGTACAACTCGGTGCGCAACGCGCCCGTGCGGCCGAGCCGTCCGGACTTCCTGGTCGGCCGGGACACCACGCCGGTGGAGCGCCTGGCAGGCGCCCTGGCGTAA
- a CDS encoding MerR family transcriptional regulator → MAWPIAEVARMSGVTARTLRHYDEIDLLPPAWIGTNGHRYYEERQLLRLQQVLVLRALGLGLPEIRRILAAQVDELQALRGHYRRLLAERDRLDALAGTVARTIAELEQSRKDGTDMISISRPENLFEGIRSAQCIKALHGFPELVGAVERRTAALSRAEVEADERERTAQMVRLAELMATGLPADADAVQAEIGAQYRTLARSRAATAEEYRAIGRCCVENEHWRAAYEAIAPGLAAYQRAAIEAYAATRLG, encoded by the coding sequence ATGGCCTGGCCGATCGCGGAGGTCGCCCGGATGTCGGGGGTGACGGCCCGGACGCTACGGCACTACGACGAGATCGACCTGCTGCCGCCGGCCTGGATCGGGACCAACGGCCACCGCTACTACGAGGAGCGCCAGCTGCTGCGGCTGCAGCAGGTTCTCGTGCTGCGGGCGCTGGGCCTGGGACTGCCCGAGATCCGCCGGATCCTGGCCGCGCAGGTCGACGAGCTTCAGGCCCTGCGGGGCCACTACCGTCGGCTGCTCGCCGAGCGTGACCGGCTGGATGCCCTGGCCGGCACCGTCGCCCGCACGATCGCCGAACTGGAGCAGTCCAGGAAGGACGGCACAGACATGATCAGTATCAGCCGGCCGGAGAACCTGTTCGAGGGCATCCGGTCCGCCCAGTGCATCAAGGCCCTGCACGGTTTCCCGGAGCTGGTCGGGGCCGTCGAGCGGCGTACCGCGGCGTTGAGCAGGGCCGAGGTCGAGGCCGACGAGCGCGAGCGCACGGCGCAGATGGTCCGGCTGGCCGAGTTGATGGCCACCGGCCTGCCCGCCGACGCCGACGCGGTGCAGGCCGAGATCGGCGCCCAGTACCGGACGTTGGCCCGGAGCCGGGCCGCCACCGCCGAGGAGTACCGCGCGATCGGGCGTTGCTGCGTGGAGAACGAGCACTGGCGCGCGGCGTACGAGGCGATCGCGCCGGGTCTGGCCGCGTACCAGCGGGCCGCCATCGAGGCGTACGCCGCGACTCGGCTGGGCTGA
- the sbnA gene encoding 2,3-diaminopropionate biosynthesis protein SbnA: MPVITSPQEFNTDDLYVDLRPVLGTALHLKCEGFNFAGSVKLKAAAAMVAAAERSGVLRAGSVLVESSSGNLGVALAMIAADRGYRFLCVTDARCNVGTRRLMEAMGAEVHTVDRPDEQGGYLGARLRYVRERCASDARYVWLNQYTNPYNALAHQHTTAPAIARQFPDLDVLFVGAGTTGTLMGCARFFRQWTRPVTVVAVDAAGSVTFGGPPRTRMIPGLGAGVRPPQLDHSLVDDVVIVPEPETVRTCHQLAAAGFLFGGSTGTVVAGARRWLAAHRSGAPGTAVAISPDLGERYLDTIYQESWVRNVYGDAPYEEGTEGSDAPAEDGYGASSQDAYGPADKCTLGAGSAAR; the protein is encoded by the coding sequence GTGCCGGTGATCACCTCTCCCCAGGAGTTCAACACCGACGACCTGTACGTCGACCTGCGCCCGGTGCTGGGCACCGCACTGCACCTGAAGTGCGAGGGCTTCAACTTCGCCGGCTCCGTCAAGCTCAAGGCCGCCGCCGCGATGGTGGCGGCGGCCGAGCGCTCCGGCGTGCTGCGCGCGGGGTCGGTCCTGGTGGAGTCGTCGTCCGGGAACCTGGGCGTGGCGCTCGCCATGATCGCGGCGGACCGGGGCTACCGCTTCCTGTGCGTGACCGACGCCCGCTGCAACGTCGGCACCCGGCGGCTGATGGAGGCCATGGGCGCCGAGGTGCACACGGTCGACCGGCCCGACGAACAAGGCGGCTACCTCGGCGCACGGCTGCGGTACGTCCGTGAACGGTGTGCCTCCGACGCCCGGTACGTCTGGCTGAACCAGTACACCAACCCGTACAACGCCCTCGCCCACCAGCACACCACCGCCCCCGCGATCGCCCGGCAGTTCCCGGACCTGGACGTGCTCTTCGTCGGCGCGGGCACCACCGGCACGCTGATGGGGTGCGCCCGCTTCTTCCGGCAGTGGACGCGCCCGGTGACCGTGGTGGCCGTGGACGCGGCCGGTTCGGTGACCTTCGGCGGGCCGCCGCGCACCCGTATGATCCCGGGGCTCGGCGCGGGCGTCCGGCCGCCGCAACTCGACCACTCCCTGGTGGACGACGTGGTGATCGTGCCGGAGCCCGAGACGGTACGGACCTGCCACCAACTGGCCGCCGCCGGGTTCCTGTTCGGCGGGTCCACCGGCACGGTCGTCGCCGGAGCCCGGCGCTGGCTGGCCGCCCACCGCTCCGGCGCCCCCGGCACGGCCGTGGCCATCTCACCCGACCTGGGCGAGCGCTACCTGGACACCATCTACCAGGAGTCGTGGGTACGGAACGTCTACGGGGACGCCCCGTACGAGGAGGGCACGGAAGGCTCCGACGCCCCGGCCGAGGACGGGTACGGTGCGTCGTCGCAGGACGCGTACGGACCGGCGGACAAGTGCACGCTGGGCGCGGGGTCGGCGGCGCGGTGA
- a CDS encoding acyl carrier protein yields MKDSETLDAVKGFIEENVLKGQGAVEGDTPLLEWGILDSLSVARLGAFIEKRYGVVMPGDTPLAEKFHSLDSVVAFVGELRAAG; encoded by the coding sequence ATGAAGGATAGCGAGACCCTTGACGCTGTCAAGGGATTCATCGAGGAGAACGTCCTCAAAGGCCAGGGCGCGGTCGAAGGCGACACTCCGCTGCTGGAATGGGGGATTCTCGACTCGCTCTCCGTGGCCCGGCTCGGCGCCTTTATCGAGAAGCGTTACGGCGTCGTCATGCCCGGCGACACCCCGCTCGCCGAGAAATTCCACAGCCTGGACAGCGTCGTGGCGTTCGTCGGCGAACTGCGGGCCGCCGGATGA
- a CDS encoding MbtH family protein, whose protein sequence is MTNPFENPDASYLVLVNDEKQHSLWPAFIEVPDGWTVAKTADTRDACLAYVEEHWTDMRPATLVEAMAAAGS, encoded by the coding sequence ATGACCAACCCGTTCGAGAACCCGGACGCCAGCTACCTCGTACTCGTCAACGACGAGAAGCAGCACTCCCTCTGGCCCGCCTTCATCGAGGTCCCCGACGGCTGGACCGTCGCCAAGACCGCGGACACCCGGGACGCCTGCCTCGCCTACGTCGAGGAGCACTGGACCGACATGCGTCCGGCCACCCTGGTCGAGGCCATGGCGGCCGCCGGGTCCTGA